Proteins co-encoded in one Nicotiana sylvestris chromosome 7, ASM39365v2, whole genome shotgun sequence genomic window:
- the LOC138873890 gene encoding uncharacterized protein: MYSIVFTSHILPLAYDVIDSENDAAWTWFFEQFKIAYGDRETCASFQIEMRVVPSTEYLHMVNNGGRHYTVCLLERKCVCRRFQVDELPCPHAWAVLKGKFLMLEEYWSNYYKPNSVVMTYDVPVYLLPDINDWNIPTYVAEEVVLPPKWKRPPGRPKKKRNKPLSELLQPENQHSCSICRQGGHNKRTCRNAPRRI, from the exons atgtaTTCAATTGTCTTTACAAGTCATATATTGCCACTAGCATATGATGTTATTGATTCAGAGAACGATGCTGCTTGGAcgtggttctttgagcaattcaagatagCATACGGTGACAGGGAAACATGTGCATCGTTTCAGATAGAAATGAGA GTGGTACCATCAACTGAATACTTACATATGGTTAACAATGGAGGGAGGCATTACACTGTCTGCCTATTAGAGAGAAAATGCGTTTGTAGGAGGTTCCAAGTTGATGAATTACCATGCCCACATGCTTGGGCTGTATTGAAGGGCAAGTTTCTAATGCTAGAAGAATATTGGTCTAACTATTACAAACCAAATTCTGTTGTAATGACATATGATGTGCCTGTGTACCTGCTACCGGACATAAATGACTGGAATATACCAACATATGTTGCAGAGGAGGTTGTATTACCACCCAAATGGAAAAGACCTCCTGGAAGGCCAAAGAAGAAGCGCAATAAACCTTTAAGTGAATTGTTGCAGCCGGAAAATCAACATTCATGTAGCATATGTAGGCAGGGAGGACATAACAAACGAACGTGTAGAAATGCTCCACGTAGGATTTAG
- the LOC104243877 gene encoding uncharacterized protein has translation MEKVFDDCEFWLPPQFLTDDDLLMDFKTHSCVGDGGKDGSNPFSNGFNPFGSHSDLSSPVESVVGSTETESDEDDYITGLTRKMAHSTLQEKTKGWGLSRSPQSTLCGCKQGSSRGSPNGPSQASSPPRMTRPEVSMDLLYAAAGEVARIRMMEESTALYSHNRAGGGIWAAPPRKTSPVPVGPKNTKPNLGSFNSNQPPLSYQQLQVAQFQRLKQQQMMKQGGYRQFPVNQNQQVAENRARNGVNGSLMNLPNSAWPTLQQSQSQQQQPNTGSGMRAVFLGNPGPKRECVGTGVFLPRRIGTQTETRKKPGCPVILPDRVVQALNLNLETMDAATRPQSNFTPASDGGLKYRNNMAAVQQRRNQRIQSVAMTQELQLPQEWTY, from the exons ATGGAGAAAGTTTTTGATGATTGTGAGTTTTGGCTTCCGCCTCAGTTCCTTACAGACGATGACCTTCTGATGGATTTTAAGACCCACTCTTGTGTTGGTGATGGCGGCAAGGATGGGAGTAATCCGTTTTCTAATGGGTTTAACCCATTTGGCTCTCACTCGGATCTGAGTTCGCCCGTTGAGTCTGTCGTCGGGTCAACAGAAACTGAGAGTGATGAAGATGATTATATCACTGGGTTAACTCGAAAAATGGCTCACTCAACTCTGCAGGAAAAGACCAAG ggATGGGGTTTGTCACGTTCTCCACAGTCGACGTTATGCGGTTGCAAACAGGGGTCAAGTCGTGGAAGCCCAAACGGGCCATCACAGGCATCTTCGCCGCCGCGTATGACCCGACCCGAGGTGTCTATGGATCTGCTTTATGCGGCTGCCGGAGAAGTGGCGAGGATTAGAATGATGGAAGAGTCAACTGCACTGTACAGCCATAACAGAGCTGGAGGTGGAATATGGGCTGCTCCTCCACGGAAGACAAGTCCGGTACCTGTTGGCCCAAAAAATACCAAGCCGAATCTCGGTTCATTTAACTCAAATCAGCCTCCACTTTCTTACCAGCAATTGCAAGTTGCTCAA TTTCAGCGTTTGAAGCAACAACAAATGATGAAACAAGGTGGATATAGGCAGTTTCCAGTGAACCAGAACCAACAAGTGGCTGAGAACAGGGCTAGAAATGGAGTAAACGGGAGTTTAATGAACTTGCCAAATTCTGCTTGGCCTACTTTGCAACAGTCTCAGTCTCAGCAGCAGCAGCCTAATACTGGTTCAGGCATGCGCGCTGTTTTCCTTGGAAATCCTGGTCCTAAACGGGAATGTGTTGGAACTGGTGTCTTTTTGCCTAGAAGAATTGGTACACAAACTGAAACCAGAAAAAAACCAG GTTGTCCAGTTATATTGCCAGACAGGGTGGTCCAAGCCTTGAATTTGAATTTAGAAACTATGGATGCTGCTACTAGGCCACAGTCTAATTTCACTCCAGCTAGTG ATGGTGGATTGAAATACCGAAATAATATGGCGGCAGTTCAACAGAGGAGAAATCAGAGAATACAGTCAGTGGCAATGACCCAAGAACTTCAACTTCCTCAGGAGTGGACTTACTGA